The Acetivibrio saccincola genome window below encodes:
- a CDS encoding B12-binding domain-containing radical SAM protein has protein sequence MKVLLIAINSKYIHSSLACWYLWASCRDYFESVQVAEFSINDNIDDILGNIYFKKCDVAAFPCYIWNIGHVLKIASNLKKIAPGIKIVLGGPEVSYEPESILNEYNYIDYVVSGEGEIRFRQLLQYLKDQSVKTEDIDGITYRKDGRIVSREGTGLIEDLDKIPTPYTKEMLDEVKDKIIYYESSRGCPFSCSYCMSSTFKGIRYFSIDRVKMELKILMDAGVKLVKFVDRTFNCNKKRAMEIFEFVIENSVDTCFHFEAAGDLFDDDMINLLSKAPEGIIQFEIGIQSVNQRTLKEVNRKTDIKKVFYYTKKLLDLKNIHIHLDLIAGLPYEDYESFKNSFNEVYSLRPHNLQLGFLKMLKGSGIRKNDKKHNYLYRDYPPYEVLGNNVLTFEELLKLKKIEKMVERYYNSGRFCKSLDYIIENFFNSAFEFYEKLSFFHEKEGLFRRSVSSRELYTVLLKFIDGLNIGINRDLICDLLKYDFIVSHRTGNFPEGIEKKQVSKHKERIFEFLDNDENIKKYLPEYLNVPAKKIIRDVHFEPFNFDVSGNFELKESPVIILVNYNKRNRVTELFEAKKVIL, from the coding sequence ATGAAGGTACTTTTAATAGCAATTAATTCGAAATATATACATTCATCCCTTGCATGTTGGTATCTTTGGGCAAGCTGCAGGGATTATTTTGAAAGTGTTCAGGTAGCTGAGTTTTCTATAAATGATAATATAGATGATATCCTTGGGAATATTTATTTTAAAAAATGTGATGTAGCAGCTTTTCCCTGCTACATTTGGAATATTGGGCATGTTTTAAAAATTGCCTCAAATTTAAAGAAAATAGCCCCCGGTATAAAAATTGTCCTTGGAGGACCTGAAGTTTCATACGAACCGGAGAGCATTTTAAATGAATATAATTATATTGATTATGTAGTATCAGGCGAGGGGGAAATAAGGTTTAGGCAATTATTGCAGTATTTGAAAGACCAAAGTGTAAAAACAGAAGATATAGACGGCATAACTTACAGAAAAGACGGCAGGATAGTTTCAAGAGAAGGCACGGGTTTAATAGAAGATCTTGATAAAATACCTACGCCATATACAAAAGAAATGCTGGATGAGGTAAAGGATAAGATTATTTACTATGAATCTTCAAGGGGATGTCCTTTTTCATGTTCATATTGTATGTCATCCACCTTCAAAGGTATCAGGTATTTTTCCATTGACAGGGTTAAGATGGAACTAAAAATTCTGATGGATGCAGGGGTGAAACTTGTAAAATTTGTTGACAGGACTTTTAACTGCAACAAAAAGAGGGCTATGGAAATATTTGAATTTGTAATAGAAAACTCTGTAGATACATGTTTTCATTTTGAAGCTGCCGGTGATTTATTTGACGATGATATGATAAATCTCTTGTCAAAAGCCCCGGAAGGTATAATACAATTTGAAATTGGTATACAGTCTGTAAATCAACGGACACTTAAGGAAGTAAACAGAAAAACAGACATTAAGAAGGTATTTTACTATACAAAAAAATTATTGGATTTAAAAAATATTCACATACACTTAGACCTTATTGCAGGGCTGCCCTATGAAGATTATGAATCATTTAAAAATTCATTTAATGAAGTATACAGCCTAAGACCCCACAATCTGCAGCTGGGTTTTTTAAAAATGCTGAAGGGGTCTGGAATACGTAAAAATGACAAAAAACACAATTATTTGTACAGGGACTACCCTCCTTATGAGGTTTTGGGAAATAATGTTTTGACATTTGAAGAGCTTTTAAAATTAAAAAAGATAGAAAAGATGGTTGAAAGGTATTATAATTCCGGAAGATTTTGCAAAAGCCTTGACTATATTATTGAAAACTTTTTTAATTCAGCTTTTGAATTTTATGAAAAATTATCATTCTTTCATGAAAAAGAAGGTTTGTTCAGGCGTTCCGTTTCTAGCAGGGAACTTTATACAGTACTTTTAAAATTTATAGATGGTTTAAATATTGGAATAAACAGGGATTTAATATGTGATCTTCTAAAATATGACTTTATTGTATCCCACAGAACCGGTAATTTTCCGGAAGGTATAGAAAAAAAACAAGTGTCAAAGCATAAAGAAAGAATTTTTGAATTTTTAGATAATGATGAGAATATAAAAAAATATCTCCCGGAATATCTAAATGTGCCTGCTAAAAAAATAATAAGGGATGTACATTTTGAGCCTTTTAATTTTGATGTTTCAGGAAATTTTGAGTTAAAAGAAAGCCCGGTAATAATTTTAGTTAATTATAATAAAAGAAACAGGGTAACAGAACTTTTTGAAGCAAAAAAAGTTATTTTATAG
- a CDS encoding ATP-binding protein, with product MQILKYELEAYIPFDNESIEKFLFLCEETINNLTSDQEVIFKLKSATHELLINSLEHGYGKTPGKVSFLMEKTEHSIILEMTDEGSGLNPSTLDLEKQCTDLDSARDRGWGLMILKRLADKMEITPNKPKGTKVSISIST from the coding sequence ATGCAAATATTGAAGTATGAATTGGAAGCATATATACCTTTTGATAATGAAAGCATAGAAAAGTTTCTTTTTCTGTGTGAGGAAACTATAAATAACTTAACATCTGACCAGGAAGTTATTTTCAAATTAAAAAGCGCTACTCATGAACTTTTAATTAATTCTTTAGAACATGGATATGGAAAAACACCTGGAAAAGTTTCTTTTCTAATGGAAAAAACAGAACATTCAATTATTTTGGAAATGACAGATGAAGGCTCTGGTCTAAACCCTTCAACATTAGACTTAGAAAAGCAGTGCACTGACTTAGACAGTGCAAGGGACAGGGGCTGGGGACTTATGATACTTAAAAGATTAGCTGATAAAATGGAAATCACACCAAATAAACCAAAAGGGACTAAAGTGTCAATTTCCATTTCAACTTAA